TCATGAGTGAGAACATTTAAGTTTCTAATGACATATATTGTAATGTAGGATAATCTCAAATTAATAACAAACTCATAGATGGTAAGAGGAACACATATTTCAAGCGATCTACAGGCAATGTAAGACGCTGGAAGAGCAAAGACAAAGGTGTATTAGTATGGTGTTTTGGGAACAAATGTAATGGTATAACAATAATCAATTTGCCTTGTTttcagacacaaccatcacctgTACTTTCACAGCTACGGGATTAACAGGATCCTTGACTCTGAGGAGGAGGCAACCAAGCTGGGGAGGATGGGGTGTAAGCTGTTTATATTGAATTCCATTCATTACGCTATGTATCTTAGTTAGAGATCAGGTCGTGAATCATGGGACTGTCAGAGTGGGAAACATTTCTAACATGCTTCACTAATGTGTACACAGGTTATGTAGAATTATTAGAATATGCAAGATCATCCATAATTCTTGAAACCCAAGTACTATGCAACATCTCAGAATGACCAGCGAGAACAATGCCCGTATCTTCTTCATTACATATTATAGTGGGGTCAATCCCGCGGAGGTCTGACTGGATCTGCTGTTCTGAGAACGTCCACTGTGTCAGGAACTTACAACCTCGTCATCACTGAGAGATCTCGAGTGGAGGCTGGGTGTACCTCTGATGGACTCGGACCTGTCATTGGAAGGTATGGATCATTTTTATTCCAACGCAGTAGGTGGATACTGTATAAAAACGGAATGTGATTGTGTTTTGAACTTGTGTCTTGATATGTAATGATCTTACTATATctcatgttgaaaatgacatattATGTTCTGACAATTAGAGATTCCTACTTTTTCAAACCGAACTGATTCAGGAACGTTTTGTTTCACTGATTCACAAGATAGTAGATAAGATGAAATGATATAAGTACGATTAGactaaaataacattttatcGACACGTTCAGCAATGTTTGGGGCCAACGATGGGGTCAAGGATGGAGTCGAGGTCTTGGTCACCCATGGGGACAGCAGTGGGGACAAGGTTCATGGGGCACTGGAACGACCACCACCCCCGGAGTTGTCACCTCTGTAACTCTCAGTACCAACCAGGAGACTGTTCTTGACTTGAGCTCTGCCAACCTGCCATTCAGGGAGCTCGAGAGATACGGAGGACGCGGATTTGCTGTAAGTACTCGACACATTTGTGACAAACATTATCATTTCAAAATGCCTATCTGCTCCGATAGGATTTACATCTTAAAGAATGTCTTTATTGACATATTTTAACCTCAACCAATTCTCTTAACCGTTAAACTCGCACGTTATATGTTAAAGCAGAgcatttacaaatatataccgcagcaaactgaatatttaaaaatgaatattttttttctttcctgAGCCACGTGTATCTTTGTTCAAACGAACTAAGCGCTCAAAAATAAAGGCATGACATTATATTCTACTGCTTTCAGCTATGTTCATCCTTGACCACTGGCACTGATGGACGTCAAGTTTGTACGGAACCTATCCTTGCCTGCTGCAAGTTGGGATTCGACAACACGGATGCTGTCACCCCTGCAGCCCCCTGAGCATACTCAGAAGAGCTTAAATACTCATCGGTCTTAAACCTCCACTgtatatttctttgaaatgaTTCGTTTAATTTATCAAAAGCTGAAGCAATCTTAGGGTGTGACGTTGTGTGTGAAAGAATGCATATTGTCTATTTGTCAAAATGCCAATAATTTCTGTAATGCAATTTGTCTAAATATAACAAAGAAATTCTGCGTGTGCGTATTGAGTATTGCTATATTTAATCTTGAATAATACATTAtttgatttttcaaaatgttgacaaTGTTCGAAGCTGAAAACTCAATTCAAATTGGAACCGTTGACGGTTGAATAGAAattgtttgtattatttatttGGAAACACTTTTCATATCGTTGTATTCCAATTAGAAAATCATATTTATGCACTATTTATATTAGCAAATGTCAAATGCAATTCGGATGTGCTGTACGTTATTAAGAAACAATAAAAGCAAATGAAATATACTATATTGTTTTGTGTACGTCATACAATCCAGTTAGTCAAGCCATTTTGTATATGAGTGCTAAAGGCAAAGAGTTTCCGGAGAAACATTAAAACATCTTAAGGGATATATCATACCACTGGGTTTCATGAAATACGCACACGCACAAgtgtacgcacgcacacacagacacacagacacagacacacacacacacacacacacacacaacgaaCATAGAAACATATTATTTGGTATTTACATATAGGCTTATTTTGGAGAGGGACTTCAGCTACCAGCTGAGGACATGCCCGAGTTCGCACCCAGtgtcattatatatattcagttatTCTGCCATATATTTTTCATAGAGGTTTTTCGTCTTGCGATGTTTCGAATTGTGTATTTTCCTTCATGTTTACAGATAACTCGATCAAATGTACTTAGGGTCCAGTGGAttacgcgttcgctcgtcacgaccaagatccgggttcgaatccccacatggtgTGCAGACCATTTCCTCTGAAAGCCGTGTGAAACTAATTCAAATTTACGTCTCGGGGTTATGAGGTCTCTTTCATCTATTCATTGTGCACATAAAATACATTATATGTAATATCTGTGTAGCTGCATAATGTTTATGGGTTTTTCAACATATACAGGACGTGGATTTACAGGAAGTGTTAAACATCTCAGTGATAAACATGTCATGACGTGACATAACTGacagactaacaggatcaggtgatcaggcttgcgGAATGATTGTCATATGTCATCATAGCCCAGAACGAaactcatcactggattgtctcgtccataATCGATTAATTACGGATGGCGACATACAACTGGAACAGTGcagcgttgaacaacaaaccaaccgacAGAACTTGAATAATGTTCAAAGCTAAGTCGCACCCAGAAATCTGTGTGAAGTTAATGCTGTTATGTACGGAATCCGAGAAGGGTCATTGTCGTGTTGTCACACTCTCAAAAAGAAGCATAACGAGGCACAAATTAAACTAACCGCGACAGTGCGACAATGTTTCGCGTTATCGCTATGTCGCATATCGCGTTTTGAAAAGCATTTTTTCTATTCCTCCAAAAGTCGACACGAGACAAAGCgacaattttcaaggtcataaaatgtcgcgttgtcgcactGTCGTCGTAAGATGTGCACAAAACCCCCGAAAATTGAATAAAACACGATACAAGACAATGTGACACGCTTTTCGATTGCAGGTGCATGCGTAGAAAGTCAATTACAGTACGCACGCGCATTGGAAGTTATACTCTATTTCAGACTTCAGAGGTCTTTTGCCACCGAATTAAGGTTATACTACATATTTTGTCGCAtcgtcgcgctttggttaattatGCTTCGTATTTGAGAgagcgacaacgcgacattgtCCCTTCTCGTATTCCATAGTTGTGGTATCAATTGtgcaataaatatttattcaaacaagAAAGTTGTTTGCATATCTTGACAAGGCAACTAGGGACAGTCATACAATGGTGTTTGTATTCATTCCATACCTGGAGCATGTGTTTACGAATCGTTACCAACTATGACAGCACGCGTTTAACATATTATGTGGCCGAGGCGTCACGTTAGCTTTTTTCACCCTTAACTCGAATAAGAGCTTGGTTAAACATAGCAATACGAATCTAAATTTATAGGTGTGGTTTAAGATGGAGACGGATGGACATTAACATCCATTCATCCACCCATCCACCGGACTATCCATTCATCTATCATCCAACCAACCATCATCTACCAGcatcatccatcatccatccacaGACCCATCTATTCATCCGCCAGTCCACCCATGCacccatctatctatctatctatctatctatctatctatctatctatctatctatctatctttctATCTATTTGAACTTAAAAGCACGGTTTGAAACCTTATGGTGACGTCACACTATTTTTACTTCGGAGCAAGTGGTTAACTCTCTGTGCGTGCATCTAAACAGGTGAATCTGTCGCAATTCCAGGTTATAATGCATCATCAGAGAGGTAGCGTACCGCAGCCACAATAAGTCGGGGAAACCAGTCAGAACCTTTGATTCCGGAAGTAGAATAATGGCCTGTGGGCTCGTTGACACTGCTCCGGGTATCAGCACAATCTCATTGTTCTCCATTACTCCATTATGACAAACAACGTATACTTAACAGATCAGTAATGATCAAACCAAAACTTTGAATGGGCCAGCGTCGACATATTTGAACCCTATAATAATTTACTTCGAAATGGCGTAATTGTGCTATATAGTAAACGAGCGTCGACCTTGACCCTGAAAAAGCAATACCAGTGCTCGTGGGGTGCACTTAGGGAACACAGCAAGTGTATGTTACAACTAAAAAGTCCTCCCTTGGTGTGATGCTAAGTCATATTAGCGAGGGGGTAAACagttgaaaattgaaaattttcAGTGAATAATTTTAAAATCTCATATCGAGACtcaaatcaacaacaaaaatttattttcagaagagAACACTAGGTACTACTAACATATAAATTAGACAATTCAAATACTGTTAAGCAAAAACTGGAGGtaaaaaagttgaaaaaaagttGAAAATTTTGCTTTTTCagagaatattttttaaatgtcacacTGACACTCAAAAGCACAttaatgtgtatattttcaaagaGGACTCAAGGAACTAATGTACTATGTTTCATCCCAGAACGGTAAAACCGTATTATTGTGTGTGCAGCCATACCGTCGGTAGTTTCATCATGAAAATCATAAAACGCATACAAAGCATGCCTTGAATGGTCGCGTTATGTATCCTTCTAACGGCAATCACAATACCCctatgtgtaacggtgtgtgaaATTTGCACATATTgccagtgagcgagtgagtgagtgagttaaaggaGATTAAAGTCCATTTGAGAGAGAGGGCTTGTATCACTAAACCAACATCGCACGCACCGCATATGGCCCAAGGGAAGCACATGCTAAATATATGCTGTCTCTAAATATGCAAACCATATCACTGTGTGAGAGGCCGTTAGATTCACTCTTCTGACTTTTATTACGAAATATGATGTTTTCTAGAACTATATATCAGAAGATAAAACAGAAGAAACTGTTTCTGTGTGCTGTTTAACATACTACACGAACTGATGTGTTGGTGCGTCAGTTGTGACACGCTGTGACGCTACGACGGCGTGAGAACATAATATAACGTTCTGACGTTGTGGTCATGTACTTCATGTTTAAGCGAAGTTATTGAAAGTTACTGGAAGTATCACATGTGCCTTACTGCTCTGTatctagagtgagtgaatgagttgagttgTATGCCGCACTCCGCGATATTCCacttatatggcggcagtctgtagatCATCAAGTCTGTATCAGACGATCTtggtatgaacatcgatctacgtcaTAAGGTGATACTGTATCTAGATCTGCACA
Above is a genomic segment from Haliotis asinina isolate JCU_RB_2024 chromosome 7, JCU_Hal_asi_v2, whole genome shotgun sequence containing:
- the LOC137291614 gene encoding isoniazid-induced protein IniB-like, whose translation is MALLTVALLSVIAHLAVGQAWGQAGVTLGQAGGGFGQAGGAFGQAGAGFGQAGSGVGEAGAGFGQAGVGAGAGLGQAGFGFGQAGAGAGLGQAGFGLGLPRLGFGRLGSGWGQIGGLGQNIINPVMNTTITCTFTATGLTGSLTLRRRQPSWGGWGWGQSRGGLTGSAVLRTSTVSGTYNLVITERSRVEAGCTSDGLGPVIGSNVWGQRWGQGWSRGLGHPWGQQWGQGSWGTGTTTTPGVVTSVTLSTNQETVLDLSSANLPFRELERYGGRGFALCSSLTTGTDGRQVCTEPILACCKLGFDNTDAVTPAAP